A portion of the Lathamus discolor isolate bLatDis1 chromosome 5, bLatDis1.hap1, whole genome shotgun sequence genome contains these proteins:
- the MGME1 gene encoding mitochondrial genome maintenance exonuclease 1 isoform X2 translates to MAGGWNWMSFKVPSNPNWSGILCLHPHVGVTAVLLEHRGGNTVTYRLFLTAERKFQLLTMLPVRMKFLQLLYMKTGKLETLFQITSCQKQLPFMCLATSACLHSKNKKVNSYELVDQEKYNNLVSSVTSYKTSAQTPETIFEEDNFLYGPPKQHKHPVKPETKAPKNWVPLINPNKRIPLLNSDSNFPMKIPLQENNKTKMPSVTHILQQTISPQQAFYLERWKQKMILELGKDGFTEYTKNLFLQGHLFHATLESIFLSKEMVTKEQREDVTVSGYLSSVEHVLKDISEVRALESAVQHEALQYLGLVDCVAKYRGQLCVIDWKTSEKPKPSLKNTFDNPLQVAAYIGAINHDANYDFQVSCGLIVVAYKDGSPAHQHFMAPELCSEYWNKWLLRLEEYAEKKTPKLSCAGASGLSTEPEQESCS, encoded by the exons atggcagggggttggaactggatgagctttaaggtcccttccaatccaaactggtctgggattctgtgtcTGCACCCACACGTTGGTGTCACTGCAGTTCTGCTTGAGCACAGG gGTGGAAATACAGTAACCTACAGACTGTTCctaacagcagaaagaaaattccaACTACTCACAATGCTTCCTGTCAGAATGAAATTCCTACAGCTACTGTACATGAAAACAGGGAAACTAGAAACACTCTTTCAAATAACTTCTTGCCAAAAGCAACTCCCATTTATGTGTCTGGCTACCTCCGCATGTCTtcatagtaaaaataaaaaagtgaacAGCTATGAACTAGTTGACCAGGAAAAATACAATAATTTGGTCTCCTCTGTGACCTCTTACAAAACCAGTGCCCAAACACCAGAGACAATATTTGAAGAAGACAATTTTTTATATGGGCCACCGAAACAACACAAACATCCAGTTAAACCTGAAACAAAAGCTCCAAAGAATTGGGTTCCTTTAATAAACCCGAACAAGAGGATTCCCCTTCTCAACAGTGATTCAAACTTCCCCATGAAAATTCCCTTACAAGAGAATAACAAGACAAAAATGCCCAGTGTTACCCATATTCTTCAACAAACTATTTCTCCACAGCAAGCCTTTTATCTAGAAAGATGGAAGCAGAAAATGATACTGGAACTTGGAAAAGATGGTTTTACAGAGTATACTAAAA aTCTTTTCCTCCAAGGACATCTCTTTCATGCCACTTTGGAATCTATATTCCTGTCTAAAGAGATGGTAACTAAGGAGCAGAGAGAAGATGTCACTGTTTCTGGCTACTTGTCGAGTGTGGAACATGTCTTGAAAGATATCAGCGAAGTGAGAGCTCTGGAAAGTGCAGTTCAGCATGAGGCTCTTCAGTATCTGGGACTGGTAGACTGCGTGGCTAAGTATCG AGGCCAGTTGTGTGTGATTGACTGGAAAACTTCAGAGAAACCAAAGCCATCTTTGAAGAATACTTTTGACAACCCTTTACAGGTTGCAGCATATATTGGAGCCATCAATCATGATGCCAATTATGACTTCCAG GTAAGCTGTGGACTCATCGTGGTTGCCTATAAGGACGGCTCCCCCGCGCACCAGCATTTCATGGCTCctgagctgtgctcagagtACTGGAATAAGTGGCTTTTGCGCCTTGAAGAGTACgcagagaaaaaaacacccaaattAAGCTGTGCAGGGGCAAGTGGTCTGAGCACAGAGCCAGAGCAAGAATCCTGTAGTTAA
- the MGME1 gene encoding mitochondrial genome maintenance exonuclease 1 isoform X1 produces the protein MLPVRMKFLQLLYMKTGKLETLFQITSCQKQLPFMCLATSACLHSKNKKVNSYELVDQEKYNNLVSSVTSYKTSAQTPETIFEEDNFLYGPPKQHKHPVKPETKAPKNWVPLINPNKRIPLLNSDSNFPMKIPLQENNKTKMPSVTHILQQTISPQQAFYLERWKQKMILELGKDGFTEYTKNLFLQGHLFHATLESIFLSKEMVTKEQREDVTVSGYLSSVEHVLKDISEVRALESAVQHEALQYLGLVDCVAKYRGQLCVIDWKTSEKPKPSLKNTFDNPLQVAAYIGAINHDANYDFQVSCGLIVVAYKDGSPAHQHFMAPELCSEYWNKWLLRLEEYAEKKTPKLSCAGASGLSTEPEQESCS, from the exons ATGCTTCCTGTCAGAATGAAATTCCTACAGCTACTGTACATGAAAACAGGGAAACTAGAAACACTCTTTCAAATAACTTCTTGCCAAAAGCAACTCCCATTTATGTGTCTGGCTACCTCCGCATGTCTtcatagtaaaaataaaaaagtgaacAGCTATGAACTAGTTGACCAGGAAAAATACAATAATTTGGTCTCCTCTGTGACCTCTTACAAAACCAGTGCCCAAACACCAGAGACAATATTTGAAGAAGACAATTTTTTATATGGGCCACCGAAACAACACAAACATCCAGTTAAACCTGAAACAAAAGCTCCAAAGAATTGGGTTCCTTTAATAAACCCGAACAAGAGGATTCCCCTTCTCAACAGTGATTCAAACTTCCCCATGAAAATTCCCTTACAAGAGAATAACAAGACAAAAATGCCCAGTGTTACCCATATTCTTCAACAAACTATTTCTCCACAGCAAGCCTTTTATCTAGAAAGATGGAAGCAGAAAATGATACTGGAACTTGGAAAAGATGGTTTTACAGAGTATACTAAAA aTCTTTTCCTCCAAGGACATCTCTTTCATGCCACTTTGGAATCTATATTCCTGTCTAAAGAGATGGTAACTAAGGAGCAGAGAGAAGATGTCACTGTTTCTGGCTACTTGTCGAGTGTGGAACATGTCTTGAAAGATATCAGCGAAGTGAGAGCTCTGGAAAGTGCAGTTCAGCATGAGGCTCTTCAGTATCTGGGACTGGTAGACTGCGTGGCTAAGTATCG AGGCCAGTTGTGTGTGATTGACTGGAAAACTTCAGAGAAACCAAAGCCATCTTTGAAGAATACTTTTGACAACCCTTTACAGGTTGCAGCATATATTGGAGCCATCAATCATGATGCCAATTATGACTTCCAG GTAAGCTGTGGACTCATCGTGGTTGCCTATAAGGACGGCTCCCCCGCGCACCAGCATTTCATGGCTCctgagctgtgctcagagtACTGGAATAAGTGGCTTTTGCGCCTTGAAGAGTACgcagagaaaaaaacacccaaattAAGCTGTGCAGGGGCAAGTGGTCTGAGCACAGAGCCAGAGCAAGAATCCTGTAGTTAA